In Desulfofundulus kuznetsovii DSM 6115, the following are encoded in one genomic region:
- a CDS encoding dihydroorotase: protein MHKLLLKGGRVVDPQAGEIFAADILIVEGRIAAIGPGLEAGECAVMDVAGKLVAPGLIDMHVHFREPGFEAKETIASGSRAAARGGFTAVACMPNTDPVADNRAVITYIKNRAEEAGLVKVYPIAALTRGSRGEELTEMADLKEAGAVALSDDGHPVASAAVMRRAMQYARMVGLPVISHCEEPTLSAGGVMHEGYMSTVLGLPGIPAAAEEIMVARDIILSEYTGCPLHIAHVSTSGSVRLIREAKARGVPVTAEVTPHHFTLTDRAVADYNTSTKVNPPLRTEEDVAALKEALADGTIDVIATDHAPHTLEEKDVEYQLAPFGLVGLETALGLVWTELVIPGVLSPVEAIRKLTVNPARILGLKEGVLKVGADADITIIDPELTEVVDPATFASKGRNTPFSGRRLQGLPVATIVKGRVVYNRDLAVIA, encoded by the coding sequence ATGCATAAACTGCTGCTCAAAGGCGGCCGGGTGGTTGATCCCCAGGCCGGGGAAATTTTTGCCGCGGATATTTTAATTGTAGAAGGGAGAATTGCCGCCATCGGCCCGGGCCTGGAAGCGGGGGAATGTGCCGTTATGGATGTTGCCGGCAAGCTGGTTGCGCCGGGGTTAATCGACATGCATGTCCATTTCCGGGAACCGGGCTTTGAGGCCAAGGAGACCATTGCTTCGGGCAGCCGGGCGGCTGCCCGGGGGGGGTTTACCGCCGTGGCCTGTATGCCTAACACCGATCCGGTAGCTGACAACCGGGCAGTTATTACCTACATCAAGAATAGGGCAGAAGAAGCAGGCCTGGTAAAAGTGTACCCCATTGCAGCCCTCACCCGCGGCAGCCGGGGTGAAGAGCTGACGGAAATGGCCGATTTGAAAGAGGCCGGCGCGGTGGCCCTCTCCGATGACGGCCACCCGGTGGCCAGTGCGGCGGTAATGCGCCGCGCGATGCAGTATGCCCGGATGGTGGGGCTGCCCGTTATTTCCCACTGCGAGGAACCAACCCTGTCTGCCGGCGGTGTGATGCATGAAGGTTACATGTCTACCGTTTTGGGACTGCCGGGCATACCGGCTGCGGCCGAGGAAATTATGGTCGCCCGGGATATCATTCTATCCGAGTACACCGGTTGCCCCCTGCACATCGCCCATGTCAGCACCTCCGGTTCAGTACGCCTGATCCGGGAGGCCAAGGCCCGGGGAGTGCCGGTGACGGCCGAGGTTACTCCCCATCATTTCACTCTTACCGACCGGGCGGTGGCTGATTATAATACCAGCACCAAGGTCAACCCTCCCCTGCGTACGGAGGAGGATGTGGCGGCGTTGAAAGAAGCCCTGGCTGACGGCACCATTGACGTCATTGCCACCGACCACGCCCCCCATACGCTGGAGGAAAAGGATGTGGAATACCAGCTGGCCCCCTTTGGCCTGGTGGGCCTGGAAACCGCCCTCGGACTGGTCTGGACGGAACTGGTGATACCGGGGGTCTTAAGCCCGGTGGAAGCCATCCGCAAGCTGACGGTAAACCCCGCCCGCATCCTGGGCCTCAAGGAAGGGGTGCTCAAAGTGGGGGCGGATGCCGATATAACCATTATCGATCCCGAGCTCACGGAAGTGGTGGATCCCGCTACCTTTGCCAGCAAGGGGCGGAACACCCCCTTTAGCGGCAGGCGCTTGCAGGGACTCCCCGTAGCCACCATCGTCAAAGGCCGGGTGGTTTACAACCGCGATCTGGCGGTGATAGCCTGA
- the lspA gene encoding signal peptidase II yields MDCKGGEMLPFWLTALVTLVLDQASKELVQRLMWEGQSVPVIPYVFHLTYIRNPGAAFGLFAYRTGFFIAVTLLVVAGALVAALRLSPGRRMLRLSLGLVMGGALGNLIDRVRFGLVVDFLDFRVWPVFNLADMAIVIGAFLLVFAVWREDRERERERMGPGAEN; encoded by the coding sequence ATGGATTGTAAAGGGGGAGAAATGTTGCCTTTCTGGTTAACCGCCCTGGTTACTCTTGTGTTGGATCAGGCTTCCAAGGAACTGGTTCAGCGCCTGATGTGGGAGGGGCAATCCGTTCCGGTTATACCGTACGTTTTTCATCTCACTTATATACGCAATCCGGGGGCGGCCTTTGGTCTGTTTGCCTACCGCACCGGCTTTTTTATCGCGGTTACCCTGCTTGTCGTAGCCGGGGCGCTGGTTGCTGCACTGCGCCTTTCCCCCGGGCGGCGTATGCTTCGTTTATCCCTGGGATTGGTCATGGGGGGTGCCCTGGGTAACCTCATAGACCGGGTCCGTTTTGGGCTGGTGGTGGATTTTCTTGACTTTCGGGTTTGGCCGGTTTTTAATCTGGCGGACATGGCCATAGTGATTGGGGCCTTTTTACTGGTTTTTGCGGTCTGGCGGGAGGACCGGGAAAGGGAACGTGAAAGGATGGGGCCCGGTGCAGAAAATTAG
- a CDS encoding phosphosulfolactate synthase, translated as MSEQEGTRTWQAFLSFPLGKRLEKPRQQGLTMIIDKGLGLVETKDILHVCGQYIDFFKLGFGTPALYAPEVLEEKVHLVKSFGIDIYPGGTFFEVAILQEKIEEYLYLAKSIGFTAVEVSDGTITLPPEIREKAIARAADLGLKVLTEVGKKNGEHRAVQHLVEQIRRDLQHGAYRVILEGRESGINVGLYDGQGRFIYEELEELLCGIGDPRVLIWEAPRKNQQEELILRFGPNVNLGNIPPHEVLALEALRVGLRADTLKSTL; from the coding sequence ATGAGTGAACAGGAGGGTACCCGGACATGGCAGGCATTCCTTAGCTTCCCCCTGGGCAAGAGATTGGAGAAACCGCGGCAGCAGGGCTTGACCATGATCATTGACAAGGGCCTGGGCCTGGTGGAAACAAAGGATATCTTGCATGTATGCGGCCAATACATCGATTTTTTTAAGCTGGGATTCGGTACTCCCGCTTTATATGCTCCGGAGGTGTTAGAAGAAAAAGTTCATCTCGTCAAGTCCTTCGGTATAGACATCTACCCCGGGGGAACGTTCTTTGAGGTGGCCATACTACAGGAAAAAATTGAGGAGTACCTGTACCTGGCCAAGAGCATTGGCTTTACAGCCGTCGAAGTATCCGACGGAACGATCACCCTTCCACCCGAGATCAGGGAAAAAGCCATTGCCCGGGCCGCCGATTTGGGCCTCAAGGTGTTAACGGAAGTGGGCAAAAAAAATGGGGAACACCGCGCAGTCCAGCATTTAGTAGAGCAGATCCGCCGGGATCTACAACACGGGGCTTACCGGGTCATCCTGGAAGGCCGGGAGTCGGGTATCAACGTGGGCCTCTATGATGGTCAGGGGCGGTTCATCTATGAAGAACTTGAGGAACTGCTTTGCGGCATCGGCGATCCCCGCGTACTGATCTGGGAAGCGCCACGCAAGAACCAGCAGGAAGAACTGATCCTGCGTTTTGGCCCCAACGTCAACCTCGGCAACATCCCCCCCCACGAGGTCCTGGCCCTGGAAGCCCTGCGGGTTGGTCTCCGGGCCGATACCCTCAAATCCACTTTATAA
- the pyrR gene encoding bifunctional pyr operon transcriptional regulator/uracil phosphoribosyltransferase PyrR: MKHKAQILDKEGIRRALTRIAHEIIERNKGTDGLALIGIRRRGVPLAERLAAKIREIEGSSVPVGTLDITLYRDDLTTMDQQPLVHRTEVSFPVSDKKIVLVDDVIYTGRTIRAALDAIMDLGRPRVIQLAVLIDRGHRELPIRADYVGKNVPTSRREVVAVRLQETDGEERVLILEKD, encoded by the coding sequence ATGAAACATAAGGCCCAGATCCTGGATAAAGAAGGTATCCGGCGGGCACTGACCCGGATAGCCCACGAGATTATTGAGCGCAATAAAGGAACGGACGGTCTGGCCCTGATCGGTATCCGCCGGAGAGGGGTGCCCCTGGCGGAAAGGCTGGCGGCGAAGATCCGGGAAATTGAGGGCAGCAGCGTCCCGGTGGGTACCCTGGACATCACCCTGTACCGGGACGACCTGACCACCATGGACCAGCAGCCGCTGGTACACCGTACCGAAGTATCGTTTCCCGTTTCGGATAAAAAAATCGTGCTGGTGGATGATGTAATATATACCGGGCGCACCATCCGGGCGGCCCTGGATGCCATTATGGATCTGGGCCGGCCCCGGGTGATTCAACTGGCGGTCCTTATTGACCGGGGCCACCGGGAACTGCCTATCCGGGCCGATTACGTTGGTAAAAACGTTCCCACTTCCCGGCGGGAGGTGGTTGCGGTACGGTTGCAGGAAACCGACGGTGAGGAAAGGGTGCTTATTTTAGAAAAAGATTAA
- a CDS encoding YqhV family protein — MFLFLDRIVLGMALLRLLSSSIEFSAAMLMLYFNRVETAFKINSLLAMVGPTVLLTTTSLGLVGLAGKVSPSSMAIILLGVALIFIGVNRM, encoded by the coding sequence ATGTTTCTGTTCCTGGACCGCATCGTTTTAGGCATGGCTCTTTTGCGGCTGCTCTCTTCATCCATTGAATTTAGCGCGGCCATGTTAATGTTGTATTTTAACCGGGTGGAAACAGCTTTTAAAATAAATAGTCTTTTGGCCATGGTGGGTCCCACGGTTCTGCTTACTACCACCAGTCTGGGATTGGTAGGCCTGGCGGGTAAAGTTTCCCCTTCCAGCATGGCCATTATCTTGCTGGGAGTTGCCCTGATTTTCATTGGCGTTAACCGGATGTAG
- the carA gene encoding glutamine-hydrolyzing carbamoyl-phosphate synthase small subunit: MQAILALEDGTVFAGRAFGARGERWGEVVFNTAMTGYQEILTDPSYCGQIVVMTYPLIGNYGINREDFEAKKSYVRGFVVREECDRPSNWRASYRLSDFLAREGVVGISGIDTRALTRHLRNQGTMRGVLSTECHDPALLVEKAKQCPHLTGQELVPEVATKEIYTLEGKGYRVVLMDLGSKLNIIRHLQERECEIVVVPPTTTAREIMALNPDGILLSNGPGDPVDVPYAIKTTRELIGQRPMFGICLGHQVIALALGARTYKMKFGHRGANHPVKDLATGKVYITSQNHGFAVDAGSLAGLPVEVCHRNLNDGTVEGIRHKDLPLFSVQYHPEASPGPRESAYLFDQFIDLMQRRK; this comes from the coding sequence ATGCAGGCCATATTAGCTCTGGAAGACGGAACTGTGTTTGCCGGCCGGGCCTTTGGGGCCAGGGGGGAAAGATGGGGAGAAGTGGTCTTCAATACCGCCATGACGGGCTACCAGGAAATACTCACCGACCCTTCTTACTGCGGCCAGATTGTGGTGATGACCTACCCGTTGATTGGCAACTACGGCATCAACCGGGAGGATTTTGAAGCGAAAAAGTCCTATGTACGGGGCTTTGTGGTGCGGGAGGAGTGCGACCGTCCCAGCAACTGGCGGGCCAGCTACCGCCTGTCCGACTTCCTGGCCCGGGAAGGGGTGGTGGGCATTTCCGGCATCGACACCCGCGCTTTAACCCGCCACCTGCGCAACCAGGGGACCATGCGGGGAGTCCTGAGTACCGAATGCCACGATCCCGCCCTCCTGGTGGAAAAGGCCAAACAGTGCCCCCACCTGACCGGACAGGAACTGGTGCCCGAGGTGGCCACAAAGGAGATCTACACCCTGGAGGGCAAGGGTTACCGTGTGGTTTTGATGGACTTGGGTTCCAAACTAAACATTATCCGGCATTTACAGGAGCGGGAATGCGAAATAGTGGTGGTGCCTCCCACCACTACGGCCCGGGAAATTATGGCCCTGAATCCCGACGGCATCCTGCTGTCCAACGGCCCCGGCGATCCGGTGGATGTTCCCTACGCCATCAAGACCACCCGGGAACTCATTGGCCAGCGCCCTATGTTTGGCATTTGCCTGGGCCACCAGGTAATCGCCCTGGCCCTGGGGGCCCGGACCTATAAGATGAAATTCGGCCACCGGGGGGCCAACCACCCGGTCAAGGACCTGGCTACAGGCAAGGTTTACATCACCTCCCAGAACCACGGGTTTGCGGTTGATGCCGGTTCCCTGGCCGGTTTGCCCGTAGAAGTCTGCCACCGGAACCTGAACGACGGTACGGTGGAAGGCATCCGGCACAAGGACCTGCCGCTTTTCTCGGTGCAGTACCACCCCGAGGCCTCCCCGGGCCCGCGGGAATCAGCTTATCTGTTCGACCAGTTTATTGACTTAATGCAGCGGAGGAAGTGA
- a CDS encoding MFS transporter yields the protein MKPQKSTLVLAALSGVPFIMVLGNSMLIPVLPDIKAALHLTQFKVSLLITLFSIPAGIVIPLAGFLSDRFGRKKVIAPALILYGLGGIVAGLAAIFLKGLAYPAILGGRILQGIGAAGTAPIAMALTGDLFTGKQRGTALGIIEAANGLGKVVSPILGALLGLITWYATFLFFPLVVIPVVLGVWFLVREPESNRQAQSVNQYLKSIARIFEKKSAMLLTSFLGGAVALLILFGVLFFLSEHLETVFRLNGVRKGGALAIPVLFMSSTSYLTGRIIKKRLALMKWLVVVGLALIGGALTMMGFYRTTYLFFIAISLAGIGTGLTLPCLNTIITSSTATERRGLVTSLYGGVRFVGVALGPPLFGLLMGYGLPLMFWSTAALAGVAALLAAFLIRVKDMKAPTAPEEKNRPTPYTLQPAFGLAARKPWNPPDEQGR from the coding sequence ATGAAGCCGCAAAAAAGCACCCTGGTGCTGGCTGCCTTAAGCGGGGTGCCCTTTATTATGGTTCTGGGTAATTCCATGCTCATCCCGGTGCTGCCCGACATCAAGGCAGCATTACACCTCACCCAGTTTAAGGTCAGCCTGTTGATCACCCTCTTTTCCATCCCTGCCGGGATTGTTATTCCGCTGGCCGGTTTTCTGTCCGACCGCTTTGGCCGCAAAAAAGTAATTGCGCCGGCACTGATCCTTTACGGCCTGGGAGGCATAGTGGCCGGCCTGGCGGCAATTTTCTTGAAAGGCCTGGCTTACCCCGCCATTCTCGGAGGGCGCATTTTGCAGGGCATTGGCGCGGCCGGGACTGCACCCATTGCCATGGCCCTTACCGGGGATCTCTTCACCGGCAAGCAGCGGGGCACTGCCCTGGGCATTATCGAGGCGGCCAACGGTCTGGGCAAGGTGGTAAGCCCCATTTTGGGTGCCCTGCTGGGCCTAATCACCTGGTATGCCACATTTCTTTTTTTTCCTCTGGTGGTTATCCCAGTGGTACTGGGGGTATGGTTCCTGGTCAGGGAACCGGAAAGCAACCGGCAGGCACAAAGTGTAAACCAGTACCTGAAATCCATCGCCCGGATTTTTGAAAAAAAATCCGCCATGCTGCTTACTTCTTTTCTGGGCGGGGCCGTAGCGTTACTCATTCTTTTCGGAGTATTATTTTTTCTCTCCGAACACCTGGAAACGGTTTTCCGGCTAAACGGGGTACGCAAGGGCGGGGCCCTGGCCATACCGGTATTATTTATGAGTTCAACTTCTTACCTCACCGGCCGGATCATCAAAAAGCGCCTGGCCTTGATGAAGTGGCTGGTGGTGGTAGGTCTGGCCCTGATAGGCGGGGCTTTAACCATGATGGGTTTTTATCGCACCACCTATCTCTTTTTTATTGCCATTTCCCTGGCCGGCATCGGTACTGGACTGACCCTCCCCTGTCTCAACACCATTATTACCAGCTCTACGGCCACGGAAAGGCGGGGTCTGGTCACCTCCCTGTATGGCGGCGTGCGGTTTGTGGGTGTAGCCCTGGGCCCCCCCCTTTTTGGCCTTTTAATGGGTTACGGCCTGCCCCTCATGTTCTGGAGCACGGCCGCCCTGGCGGGGGTTGCTGCCCTACTGGCGGCCTTTTTAATCCGGGTAAAAGACATGAAAGCTCCCACCGCACCGGAAGAAAAAAATCGCCCCACTCCTTATACCCTTCAACCGGCCTTCGGCCTGGCCGCGCGTAAGCCCTGGAATCCCCCGGATGAACAGGGACGATGA
- a CDS encoding DUF441 domain-containing protein — protein MPGVTLLVALLLIGIVARSNLIAMAACVLLIIKLANLNFIFPLLEKRGLELGLLFLLLSILVPVATGKISEREMLYNLTSLPGLLALFGGALATHLNGEGLKLLQLHPEIIFGLMIGSIFGIVFLGGVPVGPLMAAGITALFMELAAWLKH, from the coding sequence ATGCCCGGAGTCACCCTATTGGTCGCGCTGTTGTTGATCGGTATTGTCGCTCGCTCCAATCTCATTGCTATGGCAGCCTGTGTTTTACTCATCATCAAACTCGCCAACCTGAATTTTATTTTCCCCCTGCTGGAAAAGCGCGGTTTGGAGCTGGGCCTGTTGTTCCTTTTACTCTCCATCCTGGTACCCGTAGCCACGGGCAAGATCAGCGAGCGGGAAATGCTTTATAACCTTACCTCCCTGCCCGGGTTGCTCGCTCTATTTGGCGGGGCGCTGGCCACCCATCTCAATGGGGAGGGATTGAAGCTCCTGCAATTGCATCCGGAAATTATCTTTGGCCTGATGATTGGCTCGATTTTTGGTATTGTCTTTTTAGGCGGGGTGCCTGTGGGTCCCCTTATGGCTGCCGGTATTACCGCCCTTTTTATGGAGCTGGCTGCCTGGTTAAAGCACTAG
- a CDS encoding SDH family Clp fold serine proteinase, translating to MTFSFGDLLWIFFILLALLPATRQYRLETVRLRLIRSLEKKRGSRVITLIHRQESLSLLGIPISRYINVEDSEAVLRAIRLTPDDMPIDLVLHTPGGLVLAAEQIARALQKHKAKVTVFVPHYAMSGGTMIALAADEILMDENAVLGPVDPQLGELPAASILEAVQIKGRERVDDRTLMLADIASKALNQVEDFVYRLLVEKMSPEKARQISRLLTSGQWTHDYPLTCEQLRELGFPVCAELPPEIYALMDLYPQPAQRRPSVQYIPLPYTRETQPNDR from the coding sequence ATGACATTTTCCTTTGGCGATCTGTTATGGATTTTTTTTATTCTTTTGGCTTTACTACCCGCCACCCGGCAATACCGCCTGGAAACCGTGCGGCTGCGCTTGATCCGGAGCCTGGAAAAAAAGAGGGGTAGCCGGGTGATCACCTTGATCCACCGCCAGGAGTCACTGAGTTTATTGGGCATTCCCATATCCCGCTACATAAATGTGGAGGACTCGGAAGCTGTCTTACGTGCCATTCGCCTGACACCCGACGACATGCCCATCGACCTGGTCCTGCATACACCGGGAGGATTGGTACTGGCGGCGGAACAAATTGCCCGGGCGCTGCAAAAGCATAAAGCCAAAGTAACGGTTTTTGTTCCCCACTATGCCATGAGCGGGGGGACCATGATTGCCCTGGCCGCGGACGAGATTCTGATGGATGAAAACGCCGTTCTGGGTCCAGTAGATCCACAACTGGGTGAACTCCCGGCAGCATCTATTCTGGAAGCCGTACAAATCAAAGGCCGGGAACGGGTGGATGACCGTACCCTGATGCTGGCCGACATTGCTTCCAAGGCCCTGAATCAGGTGGAGGACTTTGTTTACCGTTTGCTGGTGGAAAAAATGTCCCCGGAAAAAGCCCGCCAAATTAGCCGTTTACTTACCAGCGGCCAGTGGACCCACGATTACCCCCTGACCTGTGAACAACTACGGGAACTGGGCTTCCCGGTTTGTGCCGAACTACCGCCGGAAATCTATGCCCTGATGGACCTTTATCCCCAGCCGGCCCAGCGCCGCCCGTCGGTACAGTATATCCCCCTGCCCTATACCCGGGAAACCCAGCCGAACGACCGGTAG
- a CDS encoding RluA family pseudouridine synthase, translated as MQKISYHRVEEENAGERLDIFLVKENPDLSRSHIQRLIAEQQVTVNGEPARSSYRVKPGDEVVLKIPLPRELEVVPENIPLDIYYEDGDVVVVNKPRGMVVHPAEGNYSGTLVNALLYHCRDLSGVNGVMRPGIVHRLDKDTSGLIMVAKNDFTHLELARQLKDRRVTRRYTALAHGNFKEDRGTVDAPIGRHPRDRQRMAVVSRGGRHAVTHYMVKERFGQYTLLELKLETGRTHQIRVHMAYLGHPLVGDLKYGPARPHFGLQGQFLHAATLGFHHPRREEYLEFTAPLPGELADILVRLRQG; from the coding sequence GTGCAGAAAATTAGTTACCATCGGGTCGAGGAGGAAAACGCCGGGGAACGCCTGGATATTTTTTTAGTTAAAGAAAACCCGGATCTCTCCCGGTCCCATATCCAGAGATTAATAGCCGAGCAGCAGGTAACGGTAAACGGTGAGCCCGCGCGCTCCAGTTACCGGGTGAAGCCGGGGGACGAGGTGGTGCTGAAGATACCCTTGCCCCGGGAACTGGAAGTGGTTCCGGAAAACATTCCCCTGGACATCTATTATGAAGACGGGGATGTGGTGGTGGTAAATAAACCCCGTGGTATGGTCGTACACCCGGCGGAAGGGAACTACAGTGGAACCCTGGTAAACGCCCTTTTGTACCATTGCCGGGACCTGTCCGGAGTAAACGGAGTAATGCGGCCCGGTATCGTACACCGGTTGGATAAAGATACGTCGGGTCTGATTATGGTGGCTAAAAACGACTTTACCCACCTGGAGCTGGCCCGGCAGCTAAAAGACCGCCGGGTTACCAGACGTTACACTGCCCTGGCCCATGGAAACTTCAAGGAGGACCGGGGTACGGTAGACGCTCCTATTGGCCGTCACCCCCGGGACCGGCAGCGCATGGCCGTGGTAAGTCGGGGAGGGCGCCATGCCGTAACCCATTATATGGTAAAGGAACGTTTTGGCCAGTACACCCTGCTGGAGCTAAAGCTGGAAACCGGCCGCACTCACCAGATCCGGGTCCACATGGCCTACCTGGGACATCCCCTGGTGGGTGATTTAAAATACGGGCCGGCCCGGCCCCACTTCGGGCTGCAGGGTCAATTTTTGCATGCGGCAACGCTGGGCTTTCACCACCCCAGACGGGAAGAATATTTGGAGTTCACCGCTCCGTTGCCCGGGGAACTGGCGGATATTCTTGTCCGGTTGCGTCAGGGCTAG
- a CDS encoding aspartate carbamoyltransferase catalytic subunit gives MNWKRKDILGLQNLSAEEIRLILDTAVPMKEILGRAIKKVPTLRGRTVVTLFYEPSTRTRTSFELAAKYLSADSVNLSTSTSSVVKGETLKDTARTLAAMGADVVVLRHPMAGAPNLLARTIPAAVINAGDGAHEHPTQALLDMFTVREKMGELAGLNVAIIGDILHSRVARSNIWGFTKMGARVRICGPATMIPPEIEAMGVQVCTRMEEALDGADVVMMLRIQLERQQQGLFPSIREYARLFGLNRKRLALARPGALVMHPGPMNRGVEISPEVADGVNSVINEQVTNGVAVRMALLYLLGGGGMPDA, from the coding sequence ATGAACTGGAAGCGCAAGGACATTCTTGGCCTGCAAAACCTGTCGGCGGAAGAAATCAGGCTGATCCTGGACACAGCCGTCCCCATGAAAGAGATTCTGGGGCGCGCCATTAAAAAGGTGCCCACCTTAAGGGGGCGGACGGTGGTGACGCTGTTTTACGAACCCAGCACCCGCACCCGTACCTCCTTTGAGCTGGCCGCCAAGTATTTAAGCGCCGATAGCGTGAACCTTTCCACTTCTACCAGCAGTGTGGTCAAGGGGGAAACCCTGAAGGACACCGCCCGTACGCTGGCGGCTATGGGCGCCGACGTGGTCGTCCTGCGCCACCCCATGGCCGGGGCCCCCAACCTGCTGGCCCGTACCATCCCGGCTGCGGTCATAAACGCCGGGGATGGTGCTCACGAGCATCCTACACAGGCTCTCCTGGACATGTTTACCGTACGGGAGAAAATGGGAGAATTAGCAGGGCTTAACGTAGCCATTATCGGGGACATTTTACACAGCCGTGTGGCCCGCTCCAACATCTGGGGTTTTACCAAAATGGGTGCCCGGGTGCGCATTTGTGGTCCCGCCACCATGATCCCTCCGGAAATAGAAGCTATGGGTGTACAGGTGTGTACGCGTATGGAGGAGGCTCTGGACGGCGCCGATGTGGTGATGATGCTGCGCATCCAGCTGGAAAGGCAGCAGCAGGGACTTTTCCCCAGCATCAGAGAATACGCCCGTTTATTTGGCCTCAACCGGAAAAGGTTGGCCCTGGCCCGTCCCGGTGCCCTGGTCATGCACCCCGGGCCAATGAACCGGGGAGTGGAAATATCCCCGGAGGTGGCCGACGGGGTTAACTCGGTGATCAATGAACAGGTTACCAATGGTGTGGCCGTGCGCATGGCTTTACTTTACCTGCTGGGTGGAGGGGGGATGCCGGATGCATAA